A part of Spirochaetaceae bacterium genomic DNA contains:
- a CDS encoding type II toxin-antitoxin system prevent-host-death family antitoxin → MVVNTVTEAKARLSELIARVQAGEEVIIGKAGKPAAVLRSYQSSSPQRRPGTMRGKIRIAPDFDDLPEDLAEAFGAR, encoded by the coding sequence ATGGTCGTGAACACCGTTACCGAGGCGAAGGCGCGGCTGTCCGAACTCATCGCGCGGGTGCAGGCCGGCGAGGAAGTGATCATCGGCAAGGCGGGCAAGCCGGCTGCCGTGCTCCGCTCCTACCAGAGTTCCTCGCCGCAACGACGGCCGGGAACCATGCGCGGCAAGATACGCATCGCACCCGATTTCGACGATCTACCGGAGGACCTGGCGGAGGCGTTTGGCGCACGGTGA
- a CDS encoding NUDIX hydrolase has translation MAVAIDASWYERPPGTPERLTAGGLVCALRGGAVVVALVREGDWPAWLLPKGGVEAGEAIEAAARREIAEEAGFTRLTLLGKIGVLERLNFDRVQWTVTHLFAYATGERDAVPLDRGAHPQPPRWFRIDALPDMLWPDQRRLIERSHDRLRRWLAGSNA, from the coding sequence ATGGCAGTGGCGATCGATGCGAGTTGGTATGAGCGGCCGCCCGGCACGCCGGAGCGGCTGACCGCCGGGGGATTGGTGTGCGCGCTGCGCGGAGGTGCGGTGGTCGTGGCGCTGGTGCGCGAGGGCGACTGGCCGGCCTGGCTCCTTCCCAAGGGCGGCGTGGAGGCCGGCGAGGCGATCGAGGCGGCGGCGCGGCGCGAGATCGCGGAGGAGGCGGGGTTCACCCGGCTCACCCTGCTCGGCAAGATCGGGGTGCTGGAACGCCTCAACTTCGACCGCGTGCAGTGGACCGTGACCCACCTGTTCGCCTACGCCACCGGCGAGCGCGACGCGGTGCCGCTCGACCGCGGCGCCCATCCCCAGCCGCCGCGCTGGTTCCGCATCGACGCGCTGCCGGACATGCTGTGGCCGGACCAGCGGCGGCTGATCGAACGCAGCCACGACCGACTGCGCCGCTGGCTGGCCGGCTCGAACGCCTGA
- a CDS encoding D-2-hydroxyacid dehydrogenase — MSLKVLVTNEWIVGFVDALRRELPAVEFIVPDTEEQKLAAAADAEVALGSVTAELLAAAPRLKWVQSGSAGVEWIPPELAATDIVVTNTRGAHAATIAEHAFGMLIALARRFDDLRQAQRDKVWLRPAPQPTVGLAGLTMGVIGLGNIGRAIAVRAHAFEMPVIAVDAHPVARPDHVAELGLLDGLDDLLRRADVVAVATPITDATRGMLSAERLALLKPTAYLLGMSRGGIIDEAALVRMLREGALAGAGLDVTAVEPLPADSELWDAPNILISPHSSPTSARTGELVGTMIRRNLQRYLAGEPLENVVDKSLKY; from the coding sequence ATGAGTTTGAAGGTTCTGGTGACCAATGAGTGGATTGTCGGCTTCGTCGATGCGCTGCGGCGCGAGTTGCCGGCGGTGGAGTTCATCGTTCCGGACACCGAGGAGCAGAAGCTCGCCGCGGCCGCCGATGCCGAGGTGGCGCTGGGCAGCGTGACCGCCGAGCTGCTGGCCGCCGCGCCGCGCCTGAAGTGGGTGCAGTCGGGGAGCGCCGGCGTGGAGTGGATCCCGCCGGAGCTGGCCGCTACCGACATCGTGGTGACCAACACCCGCGGCGCGCACGCGGCAACCATCGCCGAGCACGCCTTCGGCATGCTGATCGCGCTGGCGCGGCGCTTCGATGACCTGCGCCAGGCGCAGCGCGACAAGGTGTGGCTGCGGCCGGCGCCGCAACCCACCGTGGGGCTGGCCGGCCTGACCATGGGCGTGATCGGACTGGGCAACATCGGACGCGCGATCGCGGTGCGGGCGCACGCGTTCGAGATGCCGGTTATCGCCGTCGACGCGCACCCGGTGGCGCGGCCCGACCACGTGGCGGAGCTGGGCCTGCTCGACGGTCTGGACGACCTGCTGCGGCGCGCCGACGTGGTGGCGGTGGCGACCCCGATCACCGACGCCACGCGCGGCATGCTGAGCGCCGAGCGGCTGGCCCTGCTCAAGCCGACCGCCTACCTGCTGGGCATGTCACGCGGCGGGATCATCGATGAGGCGGCGCTGGTGCGCATGCTGCGCGAAGGCGCCCTGGCCGGGGCCGGACTGGACGTGACCGCGGTCGAGCCGCTGCCCGCCGACAGCGAACTGTGGGACGCACCGAACATCCTGATCAGCCCGCACTCGTCGCCCACCTCGGCGCGCACCGGCGAGCTGGTCGGCACCATGATACGCCGCAACCTGCAGCGCTACCTGGCCGGCGAGCCGCTGGAGAACGTGGTGGACAAGTCGCTGAAGTATTAG
- a CDS encoding mandelate racemase/muconate lactonizing enzyme family protein translates to MKITDLATWVVANPPPHKGGPCWVFLKLTTDTGIAGYGEVYGVPFGPQRVAGLIEDVFERHVAGWDPFRIERLWRTVYASGYNQHPDFTVIGVLSGIEIACWDIVGKALEQPIYNLLGGKVHERLRSYTYLYPGPVAGAPPSGRATSVQMDPVAAPARAAAYADQGFTAVKLDPVHHMSVLDPHQLSLHELDNTELVVRNVREAVGRRCDLLIGTHGQMTAAAAIRLAKRLEPFDPLWFEEPVPPENRAEMALVARGTSIPVATGERLATKYEYAELLNRQAAAILQPALARVGGILEAKKIAGMAEAHYVHVAPHLYAGPIEAAANIQLATCSPNFLIQESIETFGGFYAELLSRPIRWQDGYIIPPDGPGLGVELNEQVAASHAYEASEVFPRTAD, encoded by the coding sequence ATGAAAATCACCGATCTTGCCACCTGGGTGGTGGCCAACCCGCCGCCCCACAAGGGCGGCCCCTGCTGGGTGTTCCTGAAGCTGACCACCGACACCGGTATCGCCGGCTACGGAGAGGTGTACGGCGTGCCGTTCGGTCCGCAGCGGGTGGCCGGGCTCATCGAGGACGTGTTCGAGCGCCACGTCGCCGGCTGGGACCCGTTCCGGATCGAGCGCCTGTGGCGCACCGTGTACGCCAGCGGCTACAACCAGCACCCCGACTTCACCGTGATCGGCGTGCTCAGCGGCATCGAGATCGCCTGCTGGGACATCGTCGGCAAGGCGCTGGAGCAGCCGATCTACAACCTGCTCGGCGGCAAGGTGCACGAGCGGCTGCGCTCCTACACCTACCTGTACCCGGGCCCGGTTGCCGGAGCGCCGCCGTCCGGCCGCGCAACGTCGGTCCAGATGGACCCGGTGGCGGCGCCCGCGCGGGCCGCGGCGTACGCGGACCAGGGCTTCACGGCGGTCAAGCTCGACCCGGTCCACCACATGTCGGTGCTCGACCCGCACCAGCTCAGCCTGCACGAGCTGGACAACACGGAGCTGGTGGTACGCAACGTGCGCGAGGCGGTCGGGCGCCGCTGCGACCTGCTGATCGGCACCCACGGACAGATGACCGCCGCCGCGGCGATCCGCTTGGCCAAGCGCCTGGAGCCGTTCGATCCGCTGTGGTTCGAGGAGCCGGTGCCGCCGGAGAACCGCGCCGAGATGGCGCTGGTGGCGCGCGGCACCAGCATCCCGGTGGCCACCGGCGAGCGGCTGGCGACCAAGTACGAGTACGCCGAGCTGCTGAACCGGCAGGCGGCCGCGATCCTGCAACCCGCGCTCGCCCGCGTCGGCGGCATCCTGGAGGCGAAGAAGATCGCCGGCATGGCGGAGGCGCACTACGTGCACGTGGCGCCGCACCTGTACGCCGGTCCGATCGAGGCGGCCGCCAACATCCAGTTGGCCACCTGCAGTCCCAACTTCCTCATCCAGGAGAGCATCGAGACCTTCGGCGGGTTCTACGCGGAGCTCCTGAGCCGGCCGATCCGGTGGCAGGACGGCTACATCATCCCGCCGGACGGCCCCGGCCTGGGGGTCGAGTTGAACGAACAGGTCGCGGCGAGCCATGCTTACGAAGCGTCCGAGGTGTTCCCGCGGACCGCCGATTGA
- a CDS encoding cupin domain-containing protein yields the protein MPIEPILSSALNTINLEEIKREMGPPPWFRAVALSEYVMGAVICQTAAVITDNHVHDYDEWWLVLEGEIHWQIEGRAEPVRARAGDFVFVPALTFHHIFPQGDTPSIRLAVSMPGHPHLHTRPERKAQVTIT from the coding sequence ATGCCAATCGAACCGATTCTCTCGAGCGCCCTGAACACCATCAACCTGGAGGAGATCAAGCGCGAGATGGGGCCGCCGCCGTGGTTCCGCGCCGTGGCGCTGTCCGAGTACGTGATGGGCGCCGTGATCTGCCAGACCGCGGCCGTCATCACCGACAACCACGTGCACGACTACGACGAGTGGTGGCTGGTGCTCGAAGGCGAGATCCACTGGCAGATCGAGGGCCGCGCCGAGCCGGTCCGCGCCCGGGCGGGCGACTTCGTCTTCGTGCCCGCGCTCACCTTCCATCACATCTTCCCGCAGGGCGACACCCCCTCGATCCGGCTCGCGGTGTCGATGCCCGGCCACCCGCACCTGCACACCCGCCCCGAACGCAAGGCCCAGGTCACCATCACCTGA
- a CDS encoding dienelactone hydrolase family protein — MQALITGPIDARHTVILAHGAGQAMDHPAMNALADGLNDAGLRVARFEFPYMHRRRVNGRGGAPDRQPVLEQTWRDVIARVRTAVGGDVAIGGRSMGGRIASLVADECAAQALICYAYPFHPLGRPDRLRTAHLATLRTPTLILQGERDAMGNRDEVAGYDLSPAITVHWIADGDHGFRPRKRSGRTLEENTAEAVRQTVAFLDR, encoded by the coding sequence ATGCAGGCGCTGATCACCGGGCCGATCGATGCCCGGCATACCGTGATCCTGGCCCATGGCGCCGGCCAGGCGATGGACCATCCGGCGATGAACGCGCTCGCCGACGGACTCAACGACGCCGGGCTGCGGGTGGCGCGGTTCGAGTTCCCGTACATGCACCGCCGCCGGGTAAACGGCCGGGGCGGTGCTCCCGACCGCCAGCCGGTGCTGGAGCAGACCTGGCGCGACGTGATCGCACGCGTCCGGACCGCGGTCGGCGGTGACGTGGCGATCGGCGGACGCTCCATGGGCGGGCGCATCGCCAGCCTGGTGGCCGACGAGTGCGCCGCGCAGGCGCTGATCTGCTACGCCTACCCGTTTCACCCTCTCGGGCGGCCTGACAGGCTGCGCACCGCGCACCTGGCGACGCTGCGAACCCCCACCCTGATCCTGCAGGGCGAGCGCGATGCGATGGGCAACCGCGACGAGGTGGCCGGCTACGACCTGTCGCCGGCAATCACCGTGCACTGGATCGCGGACGGCGACCACGGTTTCCGGCCGCGCAAGCGCTCCGGTCGCACCTTGGAGGAAAACACCGCCGAGGCCGTACGGCAGACCGTGGCATTTCTCGACCGGTAA
- a CDS encoding gamma-glutamyltransferase, translating to MSEAAVRESAFSSGKQAARGERAMVATKHRLATKAALDMLRGGGNVVDAAVAAAFAVGVVEPWSSGIGGGGYLVYQVGGRGGVFGFPMRAPLGVTPGMYRLTGTPAVGAFGWPGVEDDANLEGPRSVATPGAVAGLTAAQRELGRLPLEDVLAPAIELARGGFALEFHDLMAFGQQAGKLTRHAELRRVFLPNGDLPHGIQIPGPGYRRGDPVRAEPAKIRQPELADTLEGIARGGAAGFYRGGVAGRIVDAVRAGGGVLSRADLETYRPLHWQAGVSGDGPLEVRYRDLRVRVAPFASGGITSAMTLQMLANADLAACGHNSAEALHRYICAARLAYADRFAFLADPESADVPWRGLTSPAYAARRWAAVGRKAPHHFKAGDPWREEGRRAPRRPPGSAPGYQDGTTHLCVLDGDGNAVSLTNTLMAGFGSGVVAPGTGVVLNNGMMWFDPVPGHVNSVAPRRLPLNNMSPLLVLDGGGARLAVGASGGRRITNCVTSLVVKMLDFGLGPQAAIDAPRLDCSTPLTAVDGRVDPAVIDELRARRHHVGAIDSRYVTEGLSPFASPVAAARAAGGLRGGADTFHSAHAAGL from the coding sequence GTGAGCGAGGCGGCCGTGCGCGAGAGCGCGTTCAGCAGTGGCAAGCAGGCGGCGCGCGGCGAGCGGGCGATGGTGGCCACCAAGCACCGGCTGGCGACCAAGGCGGCGCTGGACATGCTGCGCGGCGGCGGCAACGTGGTGGACGCGGCGGTGGCGGCGGCGTTCGCGGTCGGCGTGGTGGAGCCGTGGAGCAGCGGCATCGGCGGCGGCGGCTACCTGGTGTACCAGGTGGGCGGGCGCGGCGGCGTGTTCGGGTTCCCGATGCGCGCGCCGCTGGGGGTGACCCCCGGCATGTACCGACTCACGGGTACCCCCGCGGTCGGCGCGTTCGGCTGGCCGGGGGTCGAGGACGACGCCAACCTGGAGGGGCCGCGTTCGGTGGCCACCCCCGGCGCGGTGGCCGGCCTGACCGCGGCGCAGCGGGAACTTGGCCGCCTGCCGCTGGAGGACGTGCTCGCCCCCGCCATCGAGCTGGCGCGCGGCGGCTTCGCGCTGGAGTTCCACGACCTGATGGCGTTCGGCCAGCAGGCCGGCAAGCTGACCCGCCATGCGGAGCTGCGGCGCGTGTTTCTGCCGAACGGAGACCTGCCGCACGGCATACAGATTCCCGGCCCCGGCTACCGGCGCGGCGATCCGGTGCGCGCGGAACCGGCCAAGATCCGCCAGCCGGAACTGGCCGATACGCTCGAGGGAATTGCCCGCGGCGGCGCCGCCGGCTTCTACCGCGGCGGCGTGGCGGGCCGCATCGTGGACGCCGTGCGCGCCGGCGGCGGCGTGCTGAGCCGCGCCGACCTGGAGACCTACCGCCCGTTGCATTGGCAGGCGGGCGTGTCCGGGGACGGCCCCCTGGAGGTGCGTTACCGCGACCTGCGCGTGCGCGTGGCTCCGTTCGCGAGCGGCGGCATCACCAGCGCCATGACCCTGCAGATGCTTGCCAACGCCGACCTGGCCGCCTGCGGGCACAACAGCGCCGAGGCGCTGCACCGCTACATCTGCGCCGCCCGCCTCGCCTACGCCGACCGGTTCGCCTTTCTGGCTGACCCGGAAAGCGCCGACGTACCGTGGCGCGGCCTCACATCGCCCGCCTACGCCGCGCGCCGCTGGGCGGCGGTCGGACGCAAGGCGCCGCACCACTTCAAGGCCGGCGACCCGTGGCGGGAGGAGGGCAGGCGCGCGCCGCGGCGTCCACCCGGCAGCGCGCCCGGCTACCAGGACGGCACCACCCACCTGTGCGTGCTCGACGGCGACGGCAACGCGGTGTCGCTCACCAACACGCTGATGGCCGGCTTCGGCTCCGGCGTGGTGGCGCCCGGCACCGGCGTGGTGCTCAACAACGGCATGATGTGGTTCGATCCCGTGCCCGGCCACGTCAACTCGGTCGCGCCGCGCAGGCTGCCGCTCAACAACATGTCGCCGCTGTTGGTGCTCGACGGCGGGGGGGCACGGCTGGCGGTGGGGGCTTCCGGCGGGCGCCGGATCACCAACTGCGTTACCAGCCTGGTGGTGAAGATGCTCGACTTCGGGCTCGGCCCGCAGGCCGCCATCGACGCGCCGCGGCTCGACTGCAGCACGCCGCTGACCGCCGTCGACGGCCGCGTCGACCCCGCGGTGATCGACGAGTTGCGCGCGCGCCGCCACCATGTCGGCGCCATCGATTCGCGCTACGTCACCGAGGGCCTCAGCCCGTTCGCCAGCCCGGTCGCCGCCGCGCGCGCCGCCGGCGGCCTGCGCGGCGGCGCCGATACCTTCCACAGCGCGCACGCGGCGGGGCTGTGA
- a CDS encoding CoA-binding protein, producing MAASNHQVAVLGASRNRQRYANRAVRALQQHGYGVVPINPAHEEIEGLPVVPGLGALQRRVHTLTVYVGPRHVVPLIDGIVAARPRRVILNPGTESEQLERALDEHGIPYLEACTLVLLATGQFESALAPAPLDTSAGGNAS from the coding sequence ATGGCAGCCAGCAATCACCAGGTCGCCGTTCTCGGGGCCAGCCGCAACCGGCAGCGCTACGCCAACCGCGCCGTGCGTGCCCTGCAGCAGCACGGCTACGGCGTGGTGCCGATCAACCCTGCGCACGAGGAAATAGAGGGATTGCCCGTGGTGCCCGGCCTGGGCGCGCTGCAGCGCCGGGTGCACACCCTCACCGTGTACGTCGGGCCGCGCCACGTCGTCCCGTTGATCGACGGCATCGTCGCCGCCCGCCCGCGGCGGGTCATCCTCAACCCCGGCACCGAGTCGGAGCAGTTGGAGCGGGCGCTCGACGAGCACGGCATTCCGTACCTGGAGGCATGCACGCTCGTGCTGCTGGCAACAGGCCAATTCGAGAGCGCACTGGCGCCCGCGCCTCTGGACACGTCTGCGGGCGGAAACGCGTCGTGA